GGCTATTCGCGAATGTGCGCTAATCTTTAATAACAATTTGCCTTGATACTTATTCAATTTGAGGGAATAAGTCAGGCGCTAACTGCGTAAAAACTTTTTATTTAGAACAACTAACTAGCAAAATTTTTGCCTCAAAATAGATCTCTTAATTAAGCAAATTGGTATAAGAAAAAATCTTGGACGCTAGTTGACGTGATTGAACGTCCTAAGAAAGCTTAATTTTAGTTTTTAACGAAATTAGACTTTTGTGTTTTAAAGAGAATAAATAATAGCATTCTCTCGGTCATAACGAATTTTTGTCGTGTAACATACGCTATCCCGCTCTAACTAATATTAACCATCAACAAATTACTGCTCCTTTTAAATGCGATAAGTGCGATATATCGGCGTTCCCCTAAGTTGTTTTTTAATCGGTACATACCTTTACTAAATGATGATTCACGTCAATGATTATTGTATTAAATACAAGTAGCGTCTGCTCGAGTTGCTACTAGTCTATCCGTGAATACGATGTTTAGGGTTGTTATATGCTTACAAAGTTAAAGTTAGGTCAGCAATTATCGGTTTCATTTGGAATCATGATCGCTCTAATGATAATGCTCTCTGGAGTGGCTTATGTCGGGTTGAGCGGTGGTTTTAGTAATTTTGTCGAATATCGGAGTTTAGCTAGGGCAAGTAATCTTGCAAGTAGTTTGGAGGCAAACTTGTTGTCAACCAGAGTCAATGTCTTAAATTTTCTCAAACAACAGTCTCAAGAAGATGTACGCCAATTTGAACAAAAAACTGAGCAATTACATAAAGACTTCCTTGAAGCTAGAGAGGTCCTAACTACACCTGAATTAGTCTCGCTAGTAGAGAAAAGTGAGGAGGCTTTAACTGAATATGAAGCTAACTTTAAACAAATCCTAACGCTTTACCGTCGCAGAGATTCAGTGGTTAACAATACACTGGATCAAATAGGTCCTCAAATGCGCAAAAATGTTACTCAGCTGATGGATTTAAGTGTCGAACGCAATGATTTTAAAGGGTTGGATATTGCGGCTCATATGCAAGAAAAGCTGTTATTAGGGCGATTATTTGTCAGTAAATTCTTAGTGAGTAACCTACCTGAAGACTATGAAAGAGCAATGAAAGAACTTAAGCAAGAGAAGGATTTACTAAACCAATCTAAGTCAGAGTTTACCGACGACGTATCCAAACGTCTGCTTGCAAGTACAGGATCACTGGGTGAGCGTTACTCTCAGGGGGTAAACGAAGTTCAGCGAATTATCACTGAGAGGAACCAGTTAATAGCTGGCTCACTTAACAAAAATGGTCAAAGTATTGCGGACTATTTAGGGCGTATTAAAGAGTCGATTAAAAACAAGCAAGACAAACTGGGGCCAGTTGCTCAAGCACAAAGTGAAAACACAGTGAATTCTATTATTGTTGTTGCATGTATTGTGATCCTGCTAGGCTGTTTTTTAAGCTGGTATATTACGCGTTTAATTAAAACTCCGATTGGCGGAGAGCCAAAAGAAATTGCAGAAGTGGCATCAAGGATTGCCAGTGGAGACCTTACTATTCAATTTGACAGGGGAGAGTCGGTCAGTGGTATTTATTTGGCGATGCGCAATATGGCTGACAAACTCAAAGTCATCATTGCAGAAATTCAAAGCTCCACGCATGCATTATCTTCCTCGTCGGAAACACTTAGTGCTATCACTGCCCAGTCCAAACAAGGGGCGGACAACCAAATGGAGCAACTCAGTCATAGTGCTGTTTCGATGAATGAAATGGCTGCTACGATTGCTGAAATAACCCAAAGTGCTCAACTCGCAGCGGATGCTGCGACCGATGCGGATTCTCAATCTAATTCAGGTGTTCAAGTTGTCGTTGCAACACAGCAAGCAATGGAAGGTCTAGTTGGTAAAATAGAAAATGTTAGCAAAACCATTGAGAATCTTGAACAAGAAACAGAATCGGTTGGTTCTATTTTGGATGTTATCAGGGGTATCGCGGAGCAAACTAATCTGTTGGCGCTCAACGCAGCAATTGAAGCTGCAAGGGCTGGTGAACAAGGGCGAGGTTTTGCAGTAGTGGCCGATGAAGTGAGAAGTCTTGCGAGTCGCACCCAAAAGAGTACGGACGAAATTCAAGAGATGATCTCTAAGTTGCAAAATGAAGCGAAGCGCTCCGTTGGTATGATGCGAGAAAACGTGAAAGACGCGAAAGATACAGCGGACAAGTCAGCGAAAACGGATGAAGTGTTACAAGCGATTTCTTCATCTGTGAGTACGATTAAAGATATGAATCTACAAATTGCCAGTGCTTCTGAGGAGCAAAACACGGTTACACAGCAAATTTCGCAAAGTGTGACCGAAATTAGTGAAACCGCGCAAGAGACTGCAACGGGAGCGGAGCGGGCGTCAGAGGAAGCGTTATCGCTGTTGTCGTTGTCCCGCGCACTAGATAAGTCGGTGAGCAGTTTTAGGTTATAAGTGATGATACTAAGCATTGGGGGATAGCACTAAAGTGTGCTGTCTTTTTACAGTACAGCCGCTATGCTAGAGCAAACAATAAAAAATCATCACAGTTATGTTTTCTATCGGGCTGATAAGTCTTATTGCGCTGCTGTATTTAGCGCTTTTATTTACCATTGCATGGGGCGCAGATAGGGCGAGTACAAAATTTCGGTCTTATCATGCCAAGCAAGTTACTTATGCCTTGTCACTTGGGGTATATTGCACCTCTTGGGCGTTTTTTGGTACTACCGCGCAAGCTGCAAATAATGGCTGGTGGCTTGCCCCAACTTATGTTGGCACGATTTTACTGTTTATATTTGGTTGGCAAGTCTACACACGAATTGCTGAAATATGCCGCCAGCAGCAGCTCACTTCCATGGCGGACTTTATTGCCACGCGTTATGGTAATTCTTCTAGTTTGTCTGGACTCATTTCTCTGATCTCTGTTATTGCGGTCGTGCCCTATATTGCTCTTCAGCTCAATGCTACCAGCGCCAGTATCGGTATGCTAACAAGTGACACCCAGCGGGTGAGTGTCGCGTTTTGGCAGGATAGTACTTTTTATATCACCTTACTGTTAGCTCTATTCGCAATTTTATTTGGCACGCGTAGGCTGAGACCGAGTGAGCATAACCCAGGGTTGATGACTGCAATCGCCTTTGAGTCATTAGTTAAGTTGCTGGCGTTTATTGCCGTTGGTGTCTACGTCTGTTTTGTACTCTTTGAATCGCCCACTCACTTATTTAGCCAGGCGGATCAGCAGGGAATTACCAAGCAAATAGAGGCAACTGCTAGCCCAACCTATGTTTATTTAGTCCATGTTCTCTTAGGGGTATTGGCAACGCTTTGTTTGCCGAGGCAGTTTCATACCTCTTTTATTGAATATGATGAACAAAACCAATTTAAGACCGCACGCTGGTTATTTCCCGTTTATTTGTTGCTAATTAATTTGTTTATTTTGCCAATCGCCTACGCCGGACTGGTGTATTTTAATGGTCAAGATGTTGGCTACGATACGTTTGTGCTCGCCTTACCACTGGGTTCTGATGCGCCTCTAGTTGCTTTGACAGCCTTTCTGGGAGGGTTTTCTGCGGCGACGAGCATGGTGATAGTTTCAGCCATCGTGCTATCTATTATGATCACCAACGACTTTATCAATCAATTTTTGTTGCGCCGCTCGCAGTTAAATTCAAGCCATCGGGGCTTATCTAAGTTTAATCTGCTCAATGCTCGACGGGTGGTTATTGTTGGCATTTTATTATTGAGTTACGCCAGTCATCGAGTGCTTGCTGAGGGCAACACGTTGGCCAATATGGGACTCATGTCATTTGCCTTGGTTGCGCAGTTTGCGCCTGCAATGGTGGTTGGTTTATGGTGGCGAGGGGCTTCATGTTTAGGCGCGCAATTGGGGATTGTGACGGGTTTTGCTATTTGGTTTTACACGCTGTTATTACCGAGCTTGATCAGTGGCTTTAACTTCGAAAGTCACTGGCTGAGCGCGGGACCCATGAATATCACATGGTTAGCACCTTTAGACTTTTTGGGTCTGGGATTAGATAGTACGAGCCAGTCCGTCTTGATCTCTTTAAGTGCAAATCTGCTGGTTTATTTGCTGGTGCCGTTTATTTCATCTGCACGTCTTGCTGAGCGATTACAAAGCAATAAATTTGTAATGCCGTCCAAATCTGCACAGTCCGCTAACACGGTATTGAGTTACCAAGACTTGGCAACATTACTGCAGCGCTTTAGCGAACAAGCGCGTGCGCAGCAGCTTGTAGAGCTTCATTTCCCTAAAGAGCCTGCAAACTGGAAGTTGCCAGCGCCATTGCAAGTTGAAAATATGATCGAGCGGGAGATGTCGACTCTCGTTGGCGGGGCATCTGCGAAACTGATTTTAGATGTCGCCAAAGATGAAAAACGCCAACCTTTAGAGCAAGTTGCAGAATTTGTCGATGAAGCGTCACAGGTGCTACGTTTTAATCGCGATTTACTACAGTCGACGATAGAAAACGTCAGTCAGGGGATAAGTGTAGTGGATAGTCAACTGCAATTGGTTGCTTGGAACCAGCGCTACGCAGAAATGTTTAATTATCCAGACAATGCGCTGTTTATTGGGCGTCCTGTGGCTGAGCTTATTCGTTACAATGCGCAGCGTGGACTATTTGGTGATGCTGATGTCGAGCAGCAAGTAGAGAAGCGTCTATCACATTTACGACGAGGCAATGCGTATCGCTACCGCCGCGAGCATCACGATGGCCGAGTGTTTGAAATGCAAGGTAACCCACTGCCTGGAGGTGGATTTGTAACGACCTATACGGATATCACCGAGTTTGTAAAACAACAATCCTTACTAGAGCAAGCTAATGTAAATCTAGAAGAAACGGTCGCGGCGAGGACCAAAGACTTGATAGACGCTAACCGTGCTTTATCTTCTGCGAAACGCCAAGCGGAACATGCAACGGAGAGTAAGACCCGTTTTTTCGCCGCAGCAAGTCATGACCTGTTACAGCCATTCAATGCAGCTAGCCTGTTTTGCTCATTAATGAGTGAAAAGGCCCAAGGGACTGAACTAGCTGAGCTTTCGCAAAGCATCAAAAGCTCATTGGCTAGTGCTGAAGAGCTTTTGTCGAGCATTCTTGAGCTAACAAAGTTAGAGGCTGGAGCGTTTAAGGTTAATCGCTCGCGCTTTGCGTTGTCGTCACTGTTGGAACCATTGGAAAACGAATATGGGGCGGTTGCGAAAGACAAAGGGTTAGCGTTTGCGGTGCGGGTTTGCGATGTCATGCTCTACACTGATAAAGCACTGCTAAAAAGGGTATTAGGAAACTTACTGAGTAACGCTATCCGTTACACTGAGTCTGGTACGGTAAGGCTTATCGCTGAATGTCAGGGGGAGAGTGTTTCTATCATTGTTGAAGACACTGGCGTGGGCATTGCAAAGCAAGATCAGGACGCCATATTTCAAGAGTTCAAACAGCTCCATAGTAAAGAGCTAGCGCAGGGGTTAGGACTCGGGCTTGCTATCAGCAAACGAATATGCGAAGTGTTGGAAATTCCCATCACCCTCGGCTCACAACTTAATAAAGGCACACAATTTACCTTAACATTGCCAAGCCTTGGGGGGCAGACGGATAAAAAGGCTGAAGTAACCGCTGACAAGCTCAGCGGTGATTCGCAATTATCGGGTCTGTCTATTTGGCTACTCGATAATGATGCCAACGCACTGGATGCACTATCACAAGTATTGCTAAGTTGGGGGTGTAAGGTGGCCGTAGCGCGAGATGAAGCAGCGCTTAGTGCACTGCAAGCAACGAGTCGGGCTGATATGTTGATCGCGGATTATCAGCTTGATCATGGTGTCACCGGACTTGAGGTAATTACGGCGCTTGCGCTGGACAATATGCCAATCATTATCAACACAGCTAACCACGACGAGGCTATTCGCGAGCAAGTAAGTGATGCCGGGATCCCATTACTTTATAAACCGCTTAAAATACCAGCCCTAAAGCGCATGATTAAACGATTAATTTAGTTAAGCACTCGCTTCATCGTCGAGGTGTACATCCGTAGCCAGCTGATTAAAGAGGATCCCAGCTTGGGTGCGGTTATACACATTGAGCTTTTTTAAAATTGCTGAAACATGCTGTTTGATGGTGGTCTCTTGAATCGACATTGCATATGCAATCTGCTTATTCAAAAGGCCGTCGGCAATCATCGTTAACACGCGATATTGCTGCGGTGTTAGCTTTTCTAAATTACGTGCAAATTGCGCTTGTTCGCTGTCACTTTCTGGCGCGATATCCACGATTTCAGGCAACCAAGTTTCTCCTTCAATAACGAGCTTGATAGCATCACTAATCACTTCTAGTGAGGAAGACTTGGGAATATAAGCGCTTGCCCCGAGGGCAACACATTGACTAATAATGGCTGCCGATTCGTTGGCTGAAACCATGATCACTAGTATGTCTGGATACTGATTTCTTAACCGGGCAAGACCTTCGAGACCTTTCGCGCCTGGAATAGATAAGTCCAAAAATACTAGCTCTGTTTCAGGATGCGCGAGCAACATCTCGAATAAGCTGTCTAAGGTACTGGCTTCTTTGATAGGATCATGACCAATCGCTTGTGCAGCGGCTTGTTTGAGAGCGCTGCGAAATAATGGGTGATCATCAGCGATGATTGCTTGCACCTGAGACATCCTTAACTAACTCCTAGTATCCGTTGTTATAGGGTATTTCCAAAACTACATCAAGTGATTGAGATAGCGAGGCTTCCTTGCAGCCTCGCTTTCGATGCTAAAAACGATAACCTACGGTAAGCGAAACGGTTCTTGGGTCGCCAAAGTAGCCTATCAAAGTATTATCACCACCAAGCCCCGGCGTATATTTACTCACATTACTCGGATCGCTCGGATCTGGTGTCACGAACTGATAGCCTCCTATCATATATTCTTCATCGGTCAGGTTTTTCCCATGAAGACCAACACGCCAATTGCCATCTGTGCTATACCAATTAATACTCAGATTGACTAAACCATAGCTATCCTGCGTCAGTAGGCTATCTTCCTCAAATAAGACATAATCACCACGATGGTAGTAGCTGGCATTGAATACCCAATCGCCAATATCGCTGTAGAGTTTATATGTCGCCCCAAGGTTAAAAGTTAAATCAGGGGTGTTAGAAATACTAAAGCGGTCTGATTTATCAAATGTCGCACCCGTGTCTGGGTTAGTATCGAGTACCTCTTCAAAGTCGCTGTCGATATATCCTATCGCGGCGTCAAAACTCAGCGCCTCTGTGGCGACATAGCTCAGCTCGGCTTCAATACCATTTGCTGTAGACTTACCGATGTTGCCAAGTCGTTGGTTTAGATCGGCAGAAGTTGCACCGGGCAATACGGAAATATATTGGCGGTCTTTGTGATCTAATGTGAATAGCGTGATATTGGCTCTTAGATTGTCGTTCCATTCGCTTTTCATACCGATTTCGAATGAATCTACGATTTCAGGGTCTGCAGCAGGCTCTGCGGTGCTAGCTCTGGGGTTGAAGGTGCCGGATTTAAATCCTTGAGCATAGCTGGCAAAGAACATGATATCGCGGTTGTATTGATATTCCACTCCCACTCTTGGCGTAAACCGTGACCAATCTTCTTCATCATCAAGCACTGACGGTACGAGCTCACCGGCAGGGCGTGTATAACCTGGGATCCAATTTGATTCGGGATACACGACATCAAAGACCAAACCATTACTGACTTGTGCTTCTTTGCTGTCTTTAGTGTAACGAGCGCCCAATGTGAGCGACCACTGCTCTGCTAAATCAATGGTGCCTTGAATATACGCGGCTTTACTATTTGAGTTGTTACAACCACTCACTTCTCGCGTAAGACCGGGAGCGCCCAAGCTTTGTCCTAATACCTCCAAAATTGCTTGGAATTGGCCGCATGACTCGCCATCGTAATAATATAGACCTGAGACAAATTTGTAGCCGTTACCTGCATGGCTTAGCTGTATCTCATGCGTGGTTTGTTCATCATCATAAATGGCGGGTACATCAAAGATCCGCAATGGCGTATTATCAAAGTCGATATTGGTCGGGGAATAACTATCTCGGCTAGCGCCGATGTATTTTATTGTGGTGGCGTCAGAAAAGTCCCAGCGAGCGGTCAAACTATATCCCTCAAGTTCGACTTTATTCCACGTTGGCATACTGGTGTAAGAATCAAATACGCTGTCAGGCACGGGAGCGTCAGTCAGTAAGCTCGGCAACAAGCGATAACCCCCTTTAGAGTTAGAGTCATCGTCGGTTTTATCCCATGCTAAACGGAAGAACAAGTCGTCGCTTGGACGATATTCCAAGGTTAACCGTGCAGCTTGAATTTCTTTATTGTAGTTTTCCTTATCTTGGCCGGGTAGCGTTGAAACCTTGAACTCGCCAAAACCATCTCGATTTAAAGTAGCAAAGCCATAACCTAAGTAGAGTGTGTCTTCCACGAGCGGCAATTGACCTGTGATCTTAAGATCGCGTTGATTATAACTACCAACAGTCCCTTCCACGTTAAAAGTCGCATCGCCAGACATTTCCTTAGTGACATATTTTATAGCGCCACCAATGGTGTTTTTGCCATATAGCGTTCCTTGCGGTCCTCGTAATACTTCAATCTGTTGTACATCAAGGAGGTCGAGTACAGCCCCTTGCGGCCTTGCCAAATAAATGTCATCGACGTAAATGCCGACACCGGGTTCATAACCCCATAATGGGTCTTGTTGCCCGACACCACGAATAAAGGCTGTGAGGGTAGAGTTAGTGCCTCGGCTAGCTTGAAGCGTGGTATTGGGTGAAAACTGCTGGACTTCAGAGAGTACCGAGATGCCATTTTCGAGTAGATCGGTTTCACCGATAGAAGTCACTGCAACTGGAACGGTTTGAAGGTTTTCTACCGTCTTACGCGCCGTGACTTCAATGCGTTCTAGCTTGCCTTCTGATTGTGTTGCTTGTTCTGCTGCCGCTGGGTTG
This genomic interval from Pseudoalteromonas galatheae contains the following:
- a CDS encoding TonB-dependent receptor gives rise to the protein MNIYQPRYSAIALAITLATQVNPAAAEQATQSEGKLERIEVTARKTVENLQTVPVAVTSIGETDLLENGISVLSEVQQFSPNTTLQASRGTNSTLTAFIRGVGQQDPLWGYEPGVGIYVDDIYLARPQGAVLDLLDVQQIEVLRGPQGTLYGKNTIGGAIKYVTKEMSGDATFNVEGTVGSYNQRDLKITGQLPLVEDTLYLGYGFATLNRDGFGEFKVSTLPGQDKENYNKEIQAARLTLEYRPSDDLFFRLAWDKTDDDSNSKGGYRLLPSLLTDAPVPDSVFDSYTSMPTWNKVELEGYSLTARWDFSDATTIKYIGASRDSYSPTNIDFDNTPLRIFDVPAIYDDEQTTHEIQLSHAGNGYKFVSGLYYYDGESCGQFQAILEVLGQSLGAPGLTREVSGCNNSNSKAAYIQGTIDLAEQWSLTLGARYTKDSKEAQVSNGLVFDVVYPESNWIPGYTRPAGELVPSVLDDEEDWSRFTPRVGVEYQYNRDIMFFASYAQGFKSGTFNPRASTAEPAADPEIVDSFEIGMKSEWNDNLRANITLFTLDHKDRQYISVLPGATSADLNQRLGNIGKSTANGIEAELSYVATEALSFDAAIGYIDSDFEEVLDTNPDTGATFDKSDRFSISNTPDLTFNLGATYKLYSDIGDWVFNASYYHRGDYVLFEEDSLLTQDSYGLVNLSINWYSTDGNWRVGLHGKNLTDEEYMIGGYQFVTPDPSDPSNVSKYTPGLGGDNTLIGYFGDPRTVSLTVGYRF
- a CDS encoding PAS domain-containing hybrid sensor histidine kinase/response regulator, whose amino-acid sequence is MFSIGLISLIALLYLALLFTIAWGADRASTKFRSYHAKQVTYALSLGVYCTSWAFFGTTAQAANNGWWLAPTYVGTILLFIFGWQVYTRIAEICRQQQLTSMADFIATRYGNSSSLSGLISLISVIAVVPYIALQLNATSASIGMLTSDTQRVSVAFWQDSTFYITLLLALFAILFGTRRLRPSEHNPGLMTAIAFESLVKLLAFIAVGVYVCFVLFESPTHLFSQADQQGITKQIEATASPTYVYLVHVLLGVLATLCLPRQFHTSFIEYDEQNQFKTARWLFPVYLLLINLFILPIAYAGLVYFNGQDVGYDTFVLALPLGSDAPLVALTAFLGGFSAATSMVIVSAIVLSIMITNDFINQFLLRRSQLNSSHRGLSKFNLLNARRVVIVGILLLSYASHRVLAEGNTLANMGLMSFALVAQFAPAMVVGLWWRGASCLGAQLGIVTGFAIWFYTLLLPSLISGFNFESHWLSAGPMNITWLAPLDFLGLGLDSTSQSVLISLSANLLVYLLVPFISSARLAERLQSNKFVMPSKSAQSANTVLSYQDLATLLQRFSEQARAQQLVELHFPKEPANWKLPAPLQVENMIEREMSTLVGGASAKLILDVAKDEKRQPLEQVAEFVDEASQVLRFNRDLLQSTIENVSQGISVVDSQLQLVAWNQRYAEMFNYPDNALFIGRPVAELIRYNAQRGLFGDADVEQQVEKRLSHLRRGNAYRYRREHHDGRVFEMQGNPLPGGGFVTTYTDITEFVKQQSLLEQANVNLEETVAARTKDLIDANRALSSAKRQAEHATESKTRFFAAASHDLLQPFNAASLFCSLMSEKAQGTELAELSQSIKSSLASAEELLSSILELTKLEAGAFKVNRSRFALSSLLEPLENEYGAVAKDKGLAFAVRVCDVMLYTDKALLKRVLGNLLSNAIRYTESGTVRLIAECQGESVSIIVEDTGVGIAKQDQDAIFQEFKQLHSKELAQGLGLGLAISKRICEVLEIPITLGSQLNKGTQFTLTLPSLGGQTDKKAEVTADKLSGDSQLSGLSIWLLDNDANALDALSQVLLSWGCKVAVARDEAALSALQATSRADMLIADYQLDHGVTGLEVITALALDNMPIIINTANHDEAIREQVSDAGIPLLYKPLKIPALKRMIKRLI
- a CDS encoding response regulator, producing MSQVQAIIADDHPLFRSALKQAAAQAIGHDPIKEASTLDSLFEMLLAHPETELVFLDLSIPGAKGLEGLARLRNQYPDILVIMVSANESAAIISQCVALGASAYIPKSSSLEVISDAIKLVIEGETWLPEIVDIAPESDSEQAQFARNLEKLTPQQYRVLTMIADGLLNKQIAYAMSIQETTIKQHVSAILKKLNVYNRTQAGILFNQLATDVHLDDEASA
- a CDS encoding HAMP domain-containing methyl-accepting chemotaxis protein, translating into MLTKLKLGQQLSVSFGIMIALMIMLSGVAYVGLSGGFSNFVEYRSLARASNLASSLEANLLSTRVNVLNFLKQQSQEDVRQFEQKTEQLHKDFLEAREVLTTPELVSLVEKSEEALTEYEANFKQILTLYRRRDSVVNNTLDQIGPQMRKNVTQLMDLSVERNDFKGLDIAAHMQEKLLLGRLFVSKFLVSNLPEDYERAMKELKQEKDLLNQSKSEFTDDVSKRLLASTGSLGERYSQGVNEVQRIITERNQLIAGSLNKNGQSIADYLGRIKESIKNKQDKLGPVAQAQSENTVNSIIVVACIVILLGCFLSWYITRLIKTPIGGEPKEIAEVASRIASGDLTIQFDRGESVSGIYLAMRNMADKLKVIIAEIQSSTHALSSSSETLSAITAQSKQGADNQMEQLSHSAVSMNEMAATIAEITQSAQLAADAATDADSQSNSGVQVVVATQQAMEGLVGKIENVSKTIENLEQETESVGSILDVIRGIAEQTNLLALNAAIEAARAGEQGRGFAVVADEVRSLASRTQKSTDEIQEMISKLQNEAKRSVGMMRENVKDAKDTADKSAKTDEVLQAISSSVSTIKDMNLQIASASEEQNTVTQQISQSVTEISETAQETATGAERASEEALSLLSLSRALDKSVSSFRL